In a genomic window of Methanosarcina horonobensis HB-1 = JCM 15518:
- a CDS encoding ABC transporter ATP-binding protein, with translation MLKVDNLSFGYNSVPVFKGISFRVEKGSLCGLFGPNGSGKTTLFKCCMSFLKYGSGSISVDGCDVRKKKIGELAKLVAYVPQEHKPPFPYLVKEVVLMGRTPHMGGIFGISEEDRNKVREAMEMLEISHLADKPYNQLSGGQRQLVLIARAMAQDTPLMLLDEPTSALDFCNQIRIWNILKKISAKGTTILACSHDPNHISWFCDDVVVMYRGGLVAKGSPKSVVSEQLLSTIFNNICSVGYMDRLMMVYPKNI, from the coding sequence AAAGGGATTTCATTCAGGGTAGAGAAAGGTTCTTTATGCGGACTTTTCGGGCCAAATGGTTCAGGGAAGACAACCCTGTTCAAGTGCTGCATGAGCTTCCTTAAGTACGGCAGCGGCAGCATATCCGTTGACGGATGCGATGTCAGGAAGAAAAAGATCGGGGAGCTGGCAAAACTTGTTGCCTACGTGCCCCAGGAACACAAGCCTCCTTTTCCTTACCTCGTCAAGGAAGTTGTGCTGATGGGCAGGACCCCGCACATGGGCGGCATCTTTGGCATTTCCGAGGAGGACAGGAACAAGGTCCGGGAAGCTATGGAAATGCTCGAGATCTCTCATCTAGCCGATAAGCCTTACAACCAGCTTAGCGGTGGTCAGCGCCAGCTCGTGCTTATCGCAAGGGCTATGGCACAGGACACACCTTTAATGCTGCTGGACGAGCCTACATCCGCTCTGGACTTCTGCAATCAGATCCGAATCTGGAATATCCTGAAGAAGATATCTGCGAAAGGGACGACAATACTTGCCTGCAGCCACGATCCAAACCATATCTCATGGTTCTGTGATGATGTCGTTGTCATGTATCGGGGAGGTCTGGTCGCAAAAGGGAGCCCAAAAAGTGTAGTCTCCGAGCAGTTACTGAGCACTATATTTAACAACATTTGCAGTGTTGGTTATATGGACCGTCTGATGATGGTATACCCGAAGAATATCTAG